The following proteins come from a genomic window of Dysidea avara chromosome 12, odDysAvar1.4, whole genome shotgun sequence:
- the LOC136240972 gene encoding U2 small nuclear ribonucleoprotein auxiliary factor 35 kDa subunit-related protein 2-like: MRFKLAKMTIEKLTIPSDQWRSLSHYERRLMCSKHRRTLKRMKKAREKETQEKEEEQRLQATPGYYEHLKNKELQEEEKARKAEILRQHEHELWLKREAEAQKKFREQQKLEEKIRSEREQREKRIKDEWEAMERKELEETEKKKKQKEAKEALLREATSDEVADSEEPWHNPIAPVNDSQDYGTEKDSRNCSFYLKTGACRFGDRCSKFHPLCEESTTMLIPNMFASLGFMEMMLDERDSDIVLEYEEKDIYQHFKEFYDDVFPEFEKAGKIVQFKVCCNYEPHLRGNIYVQYRSEEECMAAMNIFNGRWYAEKQLSCELCHVKKWKMAICGLFGQNRCPKGKHCNFLHVFRNPGGAFARADLDLSSSPTRRYRHSQSRRNSYSSRRQTSVRHEQWSQRSYRSRSRSRERRPRSRSRERRLRSRSRERRRRSLSKERKHRSRSRERRKWRSRSRSKGRSRDRQSRSRSRDRRSRSRTRDRRSRSRSRDRRSRSRSRDKRSIPRSRDRRSRSRSKDRKSRSRSEERTISKSKERSISGSEDRISRLKSKDRSRSKSSEKRSRSSSKERSPRSRSRSRSKSKEVSVDPQDVSQSLSRGSDATTPAKEPSAVVDDDADKNDTTTMNSESPESEATVNQQEAAMDTATTAANKPPVGEVMDSVVNSSVASENNNNVGTTKTHKKHKKHKKHKHKKQKEST; this comes from the exons ATGCGCTTCAAATTGGCAAAGATGACGATTGAAAAGTTGACAATTCCTAGTGATCAATGGCGTAGTTTAAG TCATTATGAAAGACGTTTGATGTGCTCTAAGCATCGAAGGACTCTTAAGCGAATGAAAAAAGCGCGAGAGAAAGAAACTCAAGAAAAAGAAG AAGAACAACGCCTTCAAGCAACTCCAGGATATTA TGAACATCTAAAGAATAAAGAAttacaagaagaagaaaaggctAGAAAAGCAGAAATTTTAAG ACAACACGAACATGAGCTATGGCTGAAGAGGGAAGCAGAGGCACAGAAAAAATTTCGAGAACAACAAAAACTGGAAGAGAAAATAAGATCAGAGAGGGAACAAAGAGAG AAACGTATTAAAGATGAGTGGGAGGCGATGGAAAGAAAAGAGCTGGAAGAAACAGAGAAGAAAAAGAAACAAAAAGAAGCTAAAGAG GCGTTGTTACGTGAAGCTACTTCTGATGAGGTGGCTGACAGTGAAGAG CCTTGGCACAATCCTATTGCACCTGTTAATGATAGTCAAGACTATGGCACAGAAAAG GATAGTAGAAATTGTTCATTTTACCTCAAGACCGGCGCTTGTAGATTTGGCGATAG GTGTTCAAAGTTTCATCCACTGTGTGAGGAGAGTACCACCATGCTTATTCCAAACATGTTCGCCAGTCTTGGCTTCATGGAGATGATGTTGGATGAAAGAGACAGTGATATAGTTCTTGAA TATGAGGAAAAAGACATTTATCAACATTTTAAAGAATTTTATGATGATGTGTTTCCAGAATTTGAAAAGGCAGGAAAGATTGTACAGTTTAAG GTGTGCTGTAATTATGAGCCACATCTGAGAGGAAATATCTATGTGCAGTACCGCAG TGAGGAAGAGTGTATGGCTGCAATGAACATCTTCAACGGCCGATGGTATGCAGAGAAACAACTCAGCTGTGAACTATGTCATGTGAAGAAATGGAAAATGGCTATATGTG GATTGTTTGGACAGAACCGATGCCCAAAAggaaagcactgtaacttcctCCACGTGTTTCGTAATCCTGGTGGAGCATTTGCCAGAGCTGATCTTGACCTGTCCTCGTCTCCCACAAGAAG ATACCGGCACAGTCAATCAAGAAGAAATAGTTATAGTAGCAGAAGACAGACGAGTGTTAGGCATGAACAGTGGAGTCAAAGGTCATACAGGTCTAGATCAAGAAGTAGAGAAAGAAGGCCCAGATCAAGAAGTAGAGAAAGAAGACTCAGATCAAGGAGTAGAGAAAGAAGACGTAGATCACTGAGCAAAGAAAGAAAACATAGATCAAGAAGTAGAGAAAGGAGAAAATGGAGATCTAGATCAAGAAGCAAAGGAAGAAGTAGAGATAGACAGTCAAGATCAAGGAGTAGAGATAGAAGATCCAGATCAAGGACTAGGGATAGACGGTCAAGATCAAGGAGTAGAGATAGAAGATCCAGATCAAGGAGTAGAGATAAAAGGTCAATACCAAGGAGTAGAGATAGAAGGTCAAGATCAAGAAGTAAAGATAGAAAGTCAAGATCAAGGAGTGAAGAAAGGACAATATCAAAGAGTAAAGAAAGGTCAATATCTGGCAGTGAGGATAGAATATCTAGACTAAAGAGTAAAGATAGATCCAGGTCAAAGAGTAGTGAGAAAAGGTCCAGGTCAAGCAGTAAAGAAAGAAGTCCAAGATCAAGGAGTAGATCCAGATCTAAAAGCAAAGAAGTCAGTGTAGACCCTCAGGATGTTTCACAGTCACTATCAAG GGGCAGTGATGCTACTACACCAGCAAAGGAACCATCTGCAGTTGTGGATGATGATGCTGACAAAAATGATACAACCACCATGAATTCTGAGAGTCCTGAAAGTGAAGCTACTGTCAACCAGCAGGAGGCTGCAATGGATACAGCAACAACGGCAGCCAATAAACCACCAGTAGGTGAAGTGATGGATTCTGTAGTCAATAGTTCTGTAGCATCTGAGAATAACAATAATGTAGGCACCACTAAGACACACAAAAAGCATAAGAAACACAAAAAGCATAAACACAAAAAGCAAAAAGAATCCACTTAA
- the LOC136240971 gene encoding uncharacterized protein — protein sequence MASEVPLILQDCVINDIRVEHEIAKGVNAMIRAVKWEGLTVVLKSIREEVEPSMKTFLEECAVSSRLRHPNIVRFLGLHFPPGSALPDIVLERMHCNLNDLLEENAAALSLEIQVRILHGIGLGLRYLHTRQPLVVHKDLTSKNVLVSEGLEVKIADLCAARLTNSKKYITTMDFMPPEVYTNDYPVIGVEADIFSFGCIMIHTLCHQWPTPSQNMISCNDPTGNTVADSSSEIERRSQYLDKVPKSVEDVIVPLITTCLENVPVDRPTAEEVCDQLETLVVNRQSTLPDNLLKAQLKLQEVLLQVDNQAEAIGTKDIELHSQTSELDSQQVTIQQLKMETLKLKQEVSELEVFADLPPRQVSKSSAKFYNSIKLQWEQCASVPLKCFVTSVTGLDGNAYIAIKDSQCSYLNPLMYMASEDKWTELPPLPYGRFSLSIIPNKQELLAIGGSRRKEGGSEISSDVFLWEKEQKKWSRVYPNMPTARCCACSAGYQSYVIVAGGVTCVAPFTITRAVEVLHVNETSPSDSYWSVVERLPHIVFEAVPLVSNENIYITAGDDRSKGGSISSVISASLPELLQSNNDNVTGQVWTKLPDMPYCSFAINHYQGHLITFTGDCMVEQAEEDNAVCKLIPLIHLFNPDTNNWDHVGSVTHGYYLGRSVHLSENKILFIGGLTGKHFLGNSDDLVSACLILTIEATN from the exons ATGGCCTCCGAAGTGCCACTCATTCTTCAAGATTGTGTCATAAATGACATACGAGTAGAGCATGAAATCGCTAAGGGAGTAAATGCTATGATACGCGCAGTGAAATGGGAGGGGCTGACTGTTGTACTGAAGTCTATTCGAGAAGAAGTTGAACCTTCGATGAAGACTTTTCTTGAGGAATGTGCAGTGAGTAGTCGTTTACGCCACCCAAACATAGTTCGTTTCTTAGGACTCCACTTTCCTCCTGGGTCTGCCCTGCCAGATATAGTGCTAGAGCGTATGCACTGCAATCTCAATGACTTATTGGAAGAAAACGCTGCCGCCCTTTCCTTGGAGATTCAGGTACGTATTCTGCATGGGATTGGACTGGGACTGAGGTATCTGCACACACGACAACCGCTCGTTGTCCACAAGGACCTCACTAGCAAGAACGTGTTGGTTTCAGAGGGCTTAGAGGTGAAGATAGCTGATTTGTGTGCAGCACGTCTGACCAATTCAAAGAAGTATATCACTACGATGGACTTCATGCCACCTGAAGTATATACCAATGATTATCCAGTGATAGGAGTTGAAGCAGACATATTCTCATTTGGGTGTATAATGATTCACACACTCTGCCATCAGTGGCCCACACCTTCACAAAACATGATCAGTTGTAACGATCCTACAGGAAACACTGTGGCGGATTCCTCTTCAGAAATTGAGAGGCGTAGCCAGTACCTTGATAAGGTCCCCAAATCAGTAGAAGACGTGATAGTCCCTCTTATCACAACTTGTCTAGAAAATGTTCCAGTTGACCGGCCAACTGCTGAAGAAGTATGTGACCAGCTAGAGACACTAGTAGTTAACAGGCAGTCCACCTTACCAGATAACTTGTTAAAGGCACAACTGAAACTGCAGGAGGTGCTACTACAGGTGGATAACCAAGCAGAGGCGATAGGTACTAAGGACATTGAGCTGCATAGCCAAACTTCGGAATTGGATAGTCAGCAGGTTACAATTCAACAACTAAAAATGGAAACACTTAAGTTGAAACAGGAGGTGTCTGAATTGGAGGTATTTGCAGACCTACCACCTAGACAG GTCAGCAAAAGCAGTGCAAAGTTTTACAACTCAATTAAATTGCAGTGGGAGCAGTGTGCCAGTGTTCCTCTGAAATGTTTTGTCACTTCTGTGACTGGACTAGATGGAAATGCATACATTGCTATTAAAGACAGCCAATGTTCATATCTCAACCCTCTCATGTACATGGCCAGTGAAGACAAGTGGACTGAACTCCCTCCTCTACCGTATGGTCGATTTAGTTTATCAATTATACCCAATAAACAAGAATTATTGGCAATTGGGGGATCACGAAGGAAAGAAGGTGGTTCGGAAATCAGCAGTGATGTGTTTTTGTGGGAGAAGGAACAGAAGAAATGGTCTAGAGTTTATCCAAACATGCCAACTGCTCGTTGCTGTGCTTGTTCTGCTGGTTATCAGTCATATGTTATTGTGGCTGGTGGCGTGACCTGTGTAGCTCCTTTCACCATAACTAGAGCTGTAGAGGTCCTTCACGTAAATGAAACCAGTCCGTCTGACTCGTACTGGAGTGTAGTGGAACGTCTGCCGCATATTGTGTTTGAAGCTGTCCCACTGGTCTCTAATGAAAATATTTACATTACTGCGGGTGACGACAGAAGTAAAGGTGGCAGTATAAGCAGTGTGATTAGTGCGTCCCTACCTGAACTACTACAAAGCAACAACGATAATGTTACTGGCCAAGTATGGACCAAGCTACCAGACATGCCGTATTGTTCATTTGCTATCAACCACTATCAAGGTCACCTGATCACCTTTACTGGGGATTGTATGGTGGAACAAGCAGAAGAAGACAATGCCGTGTGTAAACTTATTCCGCTGATCCATTTGTTCAACCCTGACACCAATAACTGGGACCATGTCGGTAGTGTTACCCATGGATACTACTTGGGCAGATCTGTACATTTGAGTGAGAATAAGATACTCTTTATAGGAGGCCTGACTGGTAAACATTTCCTTGGCAACAGTGATGATTTGGTATCAGCTTGCTTAATACTTACCATTGAAGCTACTAATTAA
- the LOC136239941 gene encoding tyrosine-protein kinase-like, protein MAVLYTLVSMGEQAAAGMAYLEKNTCIIHGNLAARSVFLSEHLICRIGNFSAISVLSKDTSITIPISAFTIKWSAPEVLKFCHMTTKSDVWSFGVLLYEVVTYGHFPYPRMNDDEVQDAIQTGYGLPRPTGCPEPLFKIMMKWWNDNTDCRPTFETLQW, encoded by the coding sequence ATGGCCGTACTTTACACCTTAGTCAGCATGGGAGAGCAAGCAGCAGCTGGAATGGCTTACCTTGAAAAGAACACATGCATAATTCATGGGAATCTTGCTGCTAGAAGTGTATTCTTATCAGAGCATCTTATCTGCAGGATAGGAAATTTTAGTGCAATAAGTGTGCTTTCCAAAGATACCAGTATAACAATCCCTATTTCAGCATTTACCATTAAATGGTCAGCTCCAGAagttttaaaattttgccataTGACCACTAAATCTGATGTGTGGTCTTTTGGTGTACTACTTTATGAAGTTGTGACGTATGGTCATTTTCCTTATCCCAGGATGAACGATGATGAAGTGCAAGATGCAATACAAACAGGATATGGTTTGCCACGTCCAACAGGTTGTCCAGAGCCACTTTTCAAGATAATGATGAAATGGTGGAATGACAATACTGACTGCAGACCCACATTTGAGACACTTCAATGGTAA